One part of the Maridesulfovibrio sp. genome encodes these proteins:
- a CDS encoding TolC family protein, giving the protein MSKFFKCTTLLIIAVLILLPSTGSAQNSSSNGMAEYKTEHAEIKDLTEYLIEAARNNDDLYAAFYSWKAALQRETSVSSLPDPRFSFAWFIQPVETRTGPQEFKYGLSQTLPWFGKLNLKGEQALRDADIKKAKFDALKLKIFYKVKTNYYDYAYLAQAIRITRENIELMKYLESVASSKYATSSGKYDGLIKTQVELGKLEDRLRSLEERKRPTVAKLLAAMNRPDGQSLPLPAFIPIMKIEADPHQLKKDFKEANPSLMALTHKINKEKLSVELAEKDYFPDFSFGVEYIQTGKSRSPNVTNENKDPVVAGMSINLPIWFDKQEAQLVEAQQKVKSASREKTGLERNLSADLELEIYRYEDAIRKVNLYRDSLTPKAEQSLAVSIEGFQSGTASSADLIDAERTLIEFQLVYYQSLAEQAKRVAAIEYLVGHEIPCTIHGSMLPHTAISPPVK; this is encoded by the coding sequence GTGTCTAAATTTTTTAAATGTACCACACTTTTAATCATAGCAGTGCTTATCCTATTGCCAAGTACAGGAAGTGCCCAGAACAGCTCAAGTAACGGCATGGCTGAGTACAAAACCGAACACGCTGAAATAAAAGATCTTACAGAATATCTGATTGAAGCTGCACGCAATAATGACGACCTCTATGCGGCATTCTACAGCTGGAAAGCCGCCTTACAACGCGAAACAAGTGTTTCAAGCCTACCGGACCCTAGATTCAGTTTTGCATGGTTTATTCAGCCGGTGGAGACCCGGACTGGACCACAGGAATTTAAATATGGATTAAGTCAGACTCTTCCATGGTTCGGCAAACTGAATCTTAAAGGTGAACAGGCCTTGCGTGATGCAGATATTAAAAAAGCAAAATTTGATGCCCTTAAACTCAAGATATTCTACAAAGTTAAAACTAATTACTACGACTACGCCTACCTTGCACAGGCAATCCGCATCACTCGTGAAAATATTGAGCTTATGAAATATCTCGAATCCGTTGCCAGCTCCAAATACGCCACCAGCTCGGGTAAGTATGACGGGCTCATAAAAACCCAAGTAGAACTCGGTAAACTTGAGGATAGACTCCGCTCTCTGGAAGAACGCAAAAGACCTACAGTTGCGAAATTGCTTGCCGCCATGAACAGGCCGGATGGACAATCTTTACCCCTGCCTGCTTTTATCCCGATCATGAAGATAGAAGCCGACCCACATCAGCTTAAAAAAGATTTCAAGGAAGCCAATCCTAGTCTGATGGCTCTTACCCATAAAATTAATAAAGAAAAACTTTCTGTAGAACTGGCTGAAAAAGACTACTTTCCTGACTTTTCCTTCGGAGTTGAATATATCCAAACAGGTAAATCCAGATCTCCCAATGTTACCAACGAAAATAAAGATCCTGTTGTTGCCGGGATGTCTATAAACCTTCCTATCTGGTTCGATAAACAAGAAGCTCAGCTTGTTGAGGCTCAGCAGAAAGTTAAGTCAGCCAGCCGCGAAAAAACAGGGCTTGAACGCAATCTATCTGCCGACCTTGAGCTGGAAATCTATCGTTACGAAGATGCTATCCGCAAAGTGAACCTTTACAGAGACTCGCTTACTCCCAAAGCAGAACAGTCACTTGCTGTTTCCATTGAAGGTTTTCAATCCGGAACAGCTTCATCCGCCGACCTGATTGATGCAGAAAGAACCCTTATCGAATTTCAACTTGTCTATTATCAATCGCTGGCAGAACAGGCCAAAAGGGTTGCCGCCATTGAATACCTAGTCGGTCATGAAATACCATGCACAATTCATGGCTCTATGCTGCCCCATACAGCGATATCCCCACCTGTAAAATAA